A window of Fundulus heteroclitus isolate FHET01 chromosome 15, MU-UCD_Fhet_4.1, whole genome shotgun sequence contains these coding sequences:
- the susd6 gene encoding sushi domain-containing protein 6: MCDGMVAFPTRAPSSSSSSSVAHRLAGSALLLLFILLPHGHASGCAPPPGVPHGSLLNLTESNQASYPPGSQLTFACDPGYTPDGQATIFCTSDGAWSRPPPNCIKNYVCSPPTEPENGGYRCHPTPCHRLIHNTVIEYFCDEGYTMKGDYKYLTCLHGDWDSPMQISCRLTQDKEPSLPLGMPALSIVLTTASCVLLILLLVVLFVLVQPKLKSFHHNRREQGVSGQSSSILVEGVQVSLPSYEEAVYGSGGPCGASAPPPSPPPPMASPESRVPIVLSEGLPQGAAGGQGSSRSRQHRELDFCLPSTSSSSFSSSRRAETALVHQAPSSSSCSSTSWAREQQLVGACAAPPPLRRDSESSDQHSLLSVTSVDEFADDIPLLKEA; this comes from the exons ATGTGCGATGGAATGGTAGCGTTTCCGACGAGAGCcccgtcctcctcctcttcctcctctgtagCCCACAGACTGGCTGGCTCTgcacttctcctcctcttcatcctgcTCCCTCATGGTCACGCCTCAG GTTGTGCGCCTCCCCCCGGAGTGCCGCATGGAAGCCTGCTGAACCTGACCGAGTCCAACCAGGCCTCGTATCCTCCCGGCTCCCAGCTTACATTTGCATGCGATCCAGGATATACGCCAGATGGACAAGCGACCATCTTTTGTACCAGCGACGGAGCGTGGTCCCGTCCGCCTCCAAACTGCATCAAGAACTATG TGTGTTCGCCACCTACAGAACCAGAGAACGGAGGCTACCGCTGTCACCCGACTCCCTGCCACCGTCTCATCCACAACACCGTCATCGAGTATTTTTGTGACGAGGGCTACACGATGAAGGGAGACTACAAGTACCTCACCTGCCTCCATGGCGACTGGGACAGTCCCATGCAGATCAGCTGCAGACTCACCCAAG ACAAGGAGCCCAGCCTGCCGCTAGGGATGCCAGCTCTGTCCATCGTGCTGACCACAGCAAGTTGCGTCTTGCTCATCCTGCTCTTAGTGGTGCTGTTCGTTCTGGTCCAGCCGAAGCTCAAGTCCTTCCACCACAACAG GAGGGAGCAGGGAGTCTCAGGCCAGAGCAGCTCCATCCTGGTGGAGGGTGTCCAGGTGTCGCTGCCGTCCTACGAAGAGGCCGTATATGGGAGCGGCGGACCCTGCGGCGCGtctgctcctcctccttcgCCGCCGCCGCCTATGGCTTCGCCAGAGTCACGAGTCCCCATCGTGCTCTCCGAGGGGCTTCCTCAGGGAGCCGCGGGGGGCCAAGGCTCCAGCAGGAGCCGGCAACACAGAGAATTAGACTTCTGTCTCCCGTCGACCTCGTCGTCGTCCTTCTCCTCCAGCCGTCGCGCAGAGACGGCGTTGGTTCATCAGGCCCCCTCGTCCTCCTCCTGCTCGTCGACTTCGTGGGCCAGGGAGCAGCAGCTCGTGGGTGCCTGCGCGGCCCCCCCACCTCTCCGCAGAGACTCTGAGAGCAGCGACCAGCACAGTCTGCTTTCCGTCACCTCTGTGGACGAGTTTGCTGACG ATATCCCTCTGCTGAAGGAAGCATGA